Proteins co-encoded in one Brassica rapa cultivar Chiifu-401-42 chromosome A02, CAAS_Brap_v3.01, whole genome shotgun sequence genomic window:
- the LOC103854227 gene encoding golgin candidate 6 isoform X2, producing the protein MDLASRYKGVVGLVFGDNASPNEDSYIQRLLDRISNGTLPDDRRSAIVELQSVVAESNAAQLAFGASGFPVVVGILKDQRDDVEMVRGALETLLGALTPIDHARAQKTEVHAALMNSDLLSREAENITLLLSLLEEEDFYVRYFTLQILTALLMNSQNRLQEAILTTPRGITRLMDMLMDREVIRNEALLLLTHLTREAEEIQKIVVFEGAFEKIFSIIKEEGGSDGDVVVQDCLELLKNLLRNSSSNQILLRETMGFEPIISVLKLRGITYKFTQQKTVNLLCALETINMLIMGGAVTDPGKESNKLANRTVFVQKKLLDHLLMLGVESQWSPVAVRCMTFKCIGDLVDGHPKNRDILASKVLGEDRQAEPALNSILRIILQTSSIQEFVAADYVFKTFCEKNREGQAMLASTLIPQPHPTTRDPLEDDVNMSFGSMLLRGIFSGETDGDLETCCRAASILSHVLKDNIQCKEKALKIVLESPVPSMGTSEPLFQRIVRYLAVASSMKSQDKSKSYIQQIILKLLVTWTVDCPAAVQCFLDSRHHLTYLLDLVSNPAATVCIRGLASILLGECVIYNKSSENGKDAFAVVDAVSQKMGLTSYFSKFEEMQSSLIFSSSSERPREDHEPLTRTATPSEAEIEDVDVAGAMDKGNEDHPMLISLFDPSFTGLVKSLEGSIREGIVDVYSRPKSEVAVVPADLEQRSGENEKDYINRLKAFIEKQCSEIQNLLARNAALAEDVASSGRNEQSQGSEQRASTVMEKVHIDSIKRELQETSQRLETIKSEKAKMESEASEYKNVAAKLESDLKGLSDAYNSLEQANYHLEKEVRSLKGGEGPMEYPDVEAIKEEVRKEAQKESEDELNDLLVCLGQEESKVEKLTAKLVELGVDVDKLLEDIGDESQAQGECEDDDQ; encoded by the exons ATGGATTTAGCATCCCGTTATAAG GGAGTTGTTGGTTTGGTTTTCGGAGACAATGCATCTCCTAATGAAGACAG TTACATTCAGCGCTTGCTGGATCGCATAAGTAATGGTACATTGCCTGACGATAGGAGAAGTGCTATAGTAGAACTTCAGTCTGTTGTTGCTGAAAGTAATGCTGCTCAACTTGCTTTCGGTGCATCCg GGTTTCCTGTGGTAGTGGGCATCCTGAAGGACCAACGGGATGATGTTGAAATG GTTCGAGGCGCCTTAGAAACTCTTCTTGGCGCTCTAACGCCAATCGATCATGCAAGGGCACAGAAGACTGAAGTCCATGCGGCTCTTATGAATTCCGATTTGCTCTCCCGTGAAGCTGAAAATATCACTCTTCTTTTAAGTTTGCTG GAGGAAGAAGATTTTTATGTTCGATATTTCACTCTCCAGATTTTGACAGCTCTTCTTATGAACTCTCAAAATAG ATTGCAGGAAGCTATTTTGACTACTCCTCGCGGCATAACTCGGCTCATGGATATGCTGATGGATAGGGAG GTAATCCGGAACGAGGCTTTGTTGCTTCTTACGCACTTGACGCGTGAAGCAGAG GAGATCCAAAAAATTGTTGTCTTTGAAGGTgcatttgaaaagatttttagCATCATCAAGGAGGAAGGAGGGTCAGATGGCGATGTGGTTGTGCAG GACTGTCTGGAGTTGTTGAAAAATCTTCTTCGCAACAGTTCATCAAACCAG ATACTACTAAGGGAGACCATGGGTTTTGAACCAATCATTTCAGTTCTAAAACTGCGAGGGATTACATATAAGTTCACCCAGCAGAAG ACTGTTAATCTGCTTTGTGCACTGGAGACAATCAATATGCTGATCATGGGAGGTGCAGTCACGGACCCTGGAAAAGAATCAAACAAACTGGCAAATAGAACGGTTTTTGTTCAG AAAAAACTACTAGACCACCTCCTTATGTTGGGTGTTGAAAGCCAATGGTCGCCTGTTGCTGTTCGGTGCATG ACATTTAAATGCATTGGAGATCTGGTTGATGGACATCCCAAGAACCGTGATATCCTTGCTAGCAAAGTTCTTGGTGAAGATCGGCAAGCAGAACCTGCACTCAATTCTATCCTCCGGATCATTTTACAGACATCTAGTATTCAAGAGTTTGTTGCTGCTGATTATGTCTTCAAGACCTTCTgtgag AAAAATCGGGAGGGTCAAGCAATGCTAGCTTCAACTTTAATACCCCAACCACATCCCACCACCCGAGATCCTCTAGAAGATGATGTTAACATGTCTTTTGGAAG TATGTTATTGCGAGGCATTTTCTCTGGTGAAACTGATGGGGATCTTGAG ACATGTTGCAGAGCTGCGAGCATTCTTTCTCATGTTTTGAAAGACAACATTCAGTGCAAGGAAAAG GCTTTGAAAATAGTACTTGAGTCACCTGTGCCGTCCATGGGAACTTCAGAGCCTCTCTTTCAAAGGATCGTCAGATACCTAGCAGTTGCCTCTTCCATGAAAAGCCAAGATAAATCAAAATCATATATTCAACAGATCATCTTAAAACTGCTTGTCACATGGACCGTTGATTGCCCAGCTGCAGTTCAGTGCTTTCTAGATTCACGCCACCACCTAACGTACCTGCTCGATCTGGTATCAAACCCAGCTGCAACAGTTTGCATAAGAGGCTTGGCGTCTATCCTACTGGGAGAATGCGTCATCTACAACAAATCAAGCGAGAATGGTAAAGATGCTTTTGCTGTAGTTGATGCTGTGAGCCAGAAGATGGGGCTCACATCATACTTCTCGAAGTTCGAAGAGATGCAGAGCAGCCtcatcttctcttcttcctccgaGAGACCTCGAGAGGATCATGAACCGTTGACGAGAACAGCCACGCCTAGTGAAGCCGAGATCGAGGATGTTGACGTGGCAGGTGCGATGGATAAGGGGAACGAGGATCACCCGATGCTCATATCGTTGTTTGATCCTAGCTTCACAGGCTTAGTGAAGAGCCTTGAAGGTAGCATTAGAGAGGGAATCGTGGACGTGTATAGTCGGCCAAAAAGTGAGGTGGCTGTAGTACCGGCGGATTTGGAGCAAAGAAGCGGAGAAAATGAGAAAGACTACATCAACCGCTTGAAAGCTTTTATAGAGAAACAGTGCTCGGAGATTCAG AACCTTCTTGCTCGGAACGCTGCTTTGGCAGAAGACGTAGCGAGCT CTGGCAGGAACGAGCAATCTCAAGGATCAGAGCAAAGAGCAAGTACAGTAATGGAGAAGGTTCATATAGATAGCATCAAGCGAGAACTCCAAGAAACATCTCAACGCTTAGAGACAATCAAATCAGAAAAAGCCAAGATGGAGTCTGAGGCATCAGAATACAAGAACGTTGCCGCGAAACTTGAATCAGACCTGAAGGGCCTGTCGGACGCATACAACAGTCTAGAACAAGCGAACTACCATCTCGAGAAAGAGGTGAGATCCTTGAAAGGAGGAGAAGGTCCTATGGAGTATCCTGATGTAGAAGCGATTAAGGAAGAAGTGAGAAAGGAAGCTCAGAAAGAGAGCGAAGACGAGTTGAACGACTTGTTAGTGTGTTTGGGACAAGAGGAGAGCAAAGTGGAGAAGCTAACGGCGAAGCTGGTAGAGTTAGGAGTTGATGTTGATAAGCTTTTGGAGGATATTGGGGACGAGTCGCAAGCTCAAGGGGAATGTGAAGATGATGACCAGTAA
- the LOC103854227 gene encoding golgin candidate 6 isoform X4: MDLASRYKGVVGLVFGDNASPNEDSYIQRLLDRISNGTLPDDRRSAIVELQSVVAESNAAQLAFGASGFPVVVGILKDQRDDVEMVRGALETLLGALTPIDHARAQKTEVHAALMNSDLLSREAENITLLLSLLEEEDFYVRYFTLQILTALLMNSQNRLQEAILTTPRGITRLMDMLMDREVIRNEALLLLTHLTREAEEIQKIVVFEGAFEKIFSIIKEEGGSDGDVVVQDCLELLKNLLRNSSSNQILLRETMGFEPIISVLKLRGITYKFTQQKTVNLLCALETINMLIMGGAVTDPGKESNKLANRTVFVQKKLLDHLLMLGVESQWSPVAVRCMTFKCIGDLVDGHPKNRDILASKVLGEDRQAEPALNSILRIILQTSSIQEFVAADYVFKTFCEKNREGQAMLASTLIPQPHPTTRDPLEDDVNMSFGSMLLRGIFSGETDGDLETCCRAASILSHVLKDNIQCKEKALKIVLESPVPSMGTSEPLFQRIVRYLAVASSMKSQDKSKSYIQQIILKLLVTWTVDCPAAVQCFLDSRHHLTYLLDLVSNPAATVCIRGLASILLGECVIYNKSSENGKDAFAVVDAVSQKMGLTSYFSKFEEMQSSLIFSSSSERPREDHEPLTRTATPSEAEIEDVDVAGAMDKGNEDHPMLISLFDPSFTGLVKSLEGSIREGIVDVYSRPKSEVAVVPADLEQRSGENEKDYINRLKAFIEKQCSEIQITGELIQGAMQKGSDGALPSKSRVKQTSILIEKFALIVIVCVF, from the exons ATGGATTTAGCATCCCGTTATAAG GGAGTTGTTGGTTTGGTTTTCGGAGACAATGCATCTCCTAATGAAGACAG TTACATTCAGCGCTTGCTGGATCGCATAAGTAATGGTACATTGCCTGACGATAGGAGAAGTGCTATAGTAGAACTTCAGTCTGTTGTTGCTGAAAGTAATGCTGCTCAACTTGCTTTCGGTGCATCCg GGTTTCCTGTGGTAGTGGGCATCCTGAAGGACCAACGGGATGATGTTGAAATG GTTCGAGGCGCCTTAGAAACTCTTCTTGGCGCTCTAACGCCAATCGATCATGCAAGGGCACAGAAGACTGAAGTCCATGCGGCTCTTATGAATTCCGATTTGCTCTCCCGTGAAGCTGAAAATATCACTCTTCTTTTAAGTTTGCTG GAGGAAGAAGATTTTTATGTTCGATATTTCACTCTCCAGATTTTGACAGCTCTTCTTATGAACTCTCAAAATAG ATTGCAGGAAGCTATTTTGACTACTCCTCGCGGCATAACTCGGCTCATGGATATGCTGATGGATAGGGAG GTAATCCGGAACGAGGCTTTGTTGCTTCTTACGCACTTGACGCGTGAAGCAGAG GAGATCCAAAAAATTGTTGTCTTTGAAGGTgcatttgaaaagatttttagCATCATCAAGGAGGAAGGAGGGTCAGATGGCGATGTGGTTGTGCAG GACTGTCTGGAGTTGTTGAAAAATCTTCTTCGCAACAGTTCATCAAACCAG ATACTACTAAGGGAGACCATGGGTTTTGAACCAATCATTTCAGTTCTAAAACTGCGAGGGATTACATATAAGTTCACCCAGCAGAAG ACTGTTAATCTGCTTTGTGCACTGGAGACAATCAATATGCTGATCATGGGAGGTGCAGTCACGGACCCTGGAAAAGAATCAAACAAACTGGCAAATAGAACGGTTTTTGTTCAG AAAAAACTACTAGACCACCTCCTTATGTTGGGTGTTGAAAGCCAATGGTCGCCTGTTGCTGTTCGGTGCATG ACATTTAAATGCATTGGAGATCTGGTTGATGGACATCCCAAGAACCGTGATATCCTTGCTAGCAAAGTTCTTGGTGAAGATCGGCAAGCAGAACCTGCACTCAATTCTATCCTCCGGATCATTTTACAGACATCTAGTATTCAAGAGTTTGTTGCTGCTGATTATGTCTTCAAGACCTTCTgtgag AAAAATCGGGAGGGTCAAGCAATGCTAGCTTCAACTTTAATACCCCAACCACATCCCACCACCCGAGATCCTCTAGAAGATGATGTTAACATGTCTTTTGGAAG TATGTTATTGCGAGGCATTTTCTCTGGTGAAACTGATGGGGATCTTGAG ACATGTTGCAGAGCTGCGAGCATTCTTTCTCATGTTTTGAAAGACAACATTCAGTGCAAGGAAAAG GCTTTGAAAATAGTACTTGAGTCACCTGTGCCGTCCATGGGAACTTCAGAGCCTCTCTTTCAAAGGATCGTCAGATACCTAGCAGTTGCCTCTTCCATGAAAAGCCAAGATAAATCAAAATCATATATTCAACAGATCATCTTAAAACTGCTTGTCACATGGACCGTTGATTGCCCAGCTGCAGTTCAGTGCTTTCTAGATTCACGCCACCACCTAACGTACCTGCTCGATCTGGTATCAAACCCAGCTGCAACAGTTTGCATAAGAGGCTTGGCGTCTATCCTACTGGGAGAATGCGTCATCTACAACAAATCAAGCGAGAATGGTAAAGATGCTTTTGCTGTAGTTGATGCTGTGAGCCAGAAGATGGGGCTCACATCATACTTCTCGAAGTTCGAAGAGATGCAGAGCAGCCtcatcttctcttcttcctccgaGAGACCTCGAGAGGATCATGAACCGTTGACGAGAACAGCCACGCCTAGTGAAGCCGAGATCGAGGATGTTGACGTGGCAGGTGCGATGGATAAGGGGAACGAGGATCACCCGATGCTCATATCGTTGTTTGATCCTAGCTTCACAGGCTTAGTGAAGAGCCTTGAAGGTAGCATTAGAGAGGGAATCGTGGACGTGTATAGTCGGCCAAAAAGTGAGGTGGCTGTAGTACCGGCGGATTTGGAGCAAAGAAGCGGAGAAAATGAGAAAGACTACATCAACCGCTTGAAAGCTTTTATAGAGAAACAGTGCTCGGAGATTCAG ATAACGGGGGAATTGATTCAAGGTGCAATGCAGAAGGGTTCAGATGGAGCTTTACCCTCCAAATCTAGAGTAAAACAAACAAGCATTTTGATTGAAAAGTTTGCATTAATTGTTATTGTGTGTGTATTTTGA
- the LOC103854227 gene encoding golgin candidate 6 isoform X1, translating into MDLASRYKGVVGLVFGDNASPNEDSYIQRLLDRISNGTLPDDRRSAIVELQSVVAESNAAQLAFGASGFPVVVGILKDQRDDVEMVRGALETLLGALTPIDHARAQKTEVHAALMNSDLLSREAENITLLLSLLEEEDFYVRYFTLQILTALLMNSQNRLQEAILTTPRGITRLMDMLMDREVIRNEALLLLTHLTREAEEIQKIVVFEGAFEKIFSIIKEEGGSDGDVVVQDCLELLKNLLRNSSSNQILLRETMGFEPIISVLKLRGITYKFTQQKTVNLLCALETINMLIMGGAVTDPGKESNKLANRTVFVQKKLLDHLLMLGVESQWSPVAVRCMTFKCIGDLVDGHPKNRDILASKVLGEDRQAEPALNSILRIILQTSSIQEFVAADYVFKTFCEKNREGQAMLASTLIPQPHPTTRDPLEDDVNMSFGSMLLRGIFSGETDGDLETCCRAASILSHVLKDNIQCKEKALKIVLESPVPSMGTSEPLFQRIVRYLAVASSMKSQDKSKSYIQQIILKLLVTWTVDCPAAVQCFLDSRHHLTYLLDLVSNPAATVCIRGLASILLGECVIYNKSSENGKDAFAVVDAVSQKMGLTSYFSKFEEMQSSLIFSSSSERPREDHEPLTRTATPSEAEIEDVDVAGAMDKGNEDHPMLISLFDPSFTGLVKSLEGSIREGIVDVYSRPKSEVAVVPADLEQRSGENEKDYINRLKAFIEKQCSEIQNLLARNAALAEDVASSGRNEQSQGSEQRASTVMEKVHIDSIKRELQETSQRLETIKSEKAKMESEASEYKNVAAKLESDLKGLSDAYNSLEQANYHLEKEVRSLKGGEGPMEYPDVEAIKEEVRKEAQKESEDELNDLLVCLGQEESKVEKLTAKLVELGVDVDKLLEDIGDESQAQGECEDDDQ; encoded by the exons ATGGATTTAGCATCCCGTTATAAG GGAGTTGTTGGTTTGGTTTTCGGAGACAATGCATCTCCTAATGAAGACAG TTACATTCAGCGCTTGCTGGATCGCATAAGTAATGGTACATTGCCTGACGATAGGAGAAGTGCTATAGTAGAACTTCAGTCTGTTGTTGCTGAAAGTAATGCTGCTCAACTTGCTTTCGGTGCATCCg GGTTTCCTGTGGTAGTGGGCATCCTGAAGGACCAACGGGATGATGTTGAAATG GTTCGAGGCGCCTTAGAAACTCTTCTTGGCGCTCTAACGCCAATCGATCATGCAAGGGCACAGAAGACTGAAGTCCATGCGGCTCTTATGAATTCCGATTTGCTCTCCCGTGAAGCTGAAAATATCACTCTTCTTTTAAGTTTGCTG GAGGAAGAAGATTTTTATGTTCGATATTTCACTCTCCAGATTTTGACAGCTCTTCTTATGAACTCTCAAAATAG ATTGCAGGAAGCTATTTTGACTACTCCTCGCGGCATAACTCGGCTCATGGATATGCTGATGGATAGGGAG GTAATCCGGAACGAGGCTTTGTTGCTTCTTACGCACTTGACGCGTGAAGCAGAG GAGATCCAAAAAATTGTTGTCTTTGAAGGTgcatttgaaaagatttttagCATCATCAAGGAGGAAGGAGGGTCAGATGGCGATGTGGTTGTGCAG GACTGTCTGGAGTTGTTGAAAAATCTTCTTCGCAACAGTTCATCAAACCAG ATACTACTAAGGGAGACCATGGGTTTTGAACCAATCATTTCAGTTCTAAAACTGCGAGGGATTACATATAAGTTCACCCAGCAGAAG ACTGTTAATCTGCTTTGTGCACTGGAGACAATCAATATGCTGATCATGGGAGGTGCAGTCACGGACCCTGGAAAAGAATCAAACAAACTGGCAAATAGAACGGTTTTTGTTCAG AAAAAACTACTAGACCACCTCCTTATGTTGGGTGTTGAAAGCCAATGGTCGCCTGTTGCTGTTCGGTGCATG ACATTTAAATGCATTGGAGATCTGGTTGATGGACATCCCAAGAACCGTGATATCCTTGCTAGCAAAGTTCTTGGTGAAGATCGGCAAGCAGAACCTGCACTCAATTCTATCCTCCGGATCATTTTACAGACATCTAGTATTCAAGAGTTTGTTGCTGCTGATTATGTCTTCAAGACCTTCTgtgag AAAAATCGGGAGGGTCAAGCAATGCTAGCTTCAACTTTAATACCCCAACCACATCCCACCACCCGAGATCCTCTAGAAGATGATGTTAACATGTCTTTTGGAAG TATGTTATTGCGAGGCATTTTCTCTGGTGAAACTGATGGGGATCTTGAG ACATGTTGCAGAGCTGCGAGCATTCTTTCTCATGTTTTGAAAGACAACATTCAGTGCAAGGAAAAG GCTTTGAAAATAGTACTTGAGTCACCTGTGCCGTCCATGGGAACTTCAGAGCCTCTCTTTCAAAGGATCGTCAGATACCTAGCAGTTGCCTCTTCCATGAAAAGCCAAGATAAATCAAAATCATATATTCAACAGATCATCTTAAAACTGCTTGTCACATGGACCGTTGATTGCCCAGCTGCAGTTCAGTGCTTTCTAGATTCACGCCACCACCTAACGTACCTGCTCGATCTGGTATCAAACCCAGCTGCAACAGTTTGCATAAGAGGCTTGGCGTCTATCCTACTGGGAGAATGCGTCATCTACAACAAATCAAGCGAGAATGGTAAAGATGCTTTTGCTGTAGTTGATGCTGTGAGCCAGAAGATGGGGCTCACATCATACTTCTCGAAGTTCGAAGAGATGCAGAGCAGCCtcatcttctcttcttcctccgaGAGACCTCGAGAGGATCATGAACCGTTGACGAGAACAGCCACGCCTAGTGAAGCCGAGATCGAGGATGTTGACGTGGCAGGTGCGATGGATAAGGGGAACGAGGATCACCCGATGCTCATATCGTTGTTTGATCCTAGCTTCACAGGCTTAGTGAAGAGCCTTGAAGGTAGCATTAGAGAGGGAATCGTGGACGTGTATAGTCGGCCAAAAAGTGAGGTGGCTGTAGTACCGGCGGATTTGGAGCAAAGAAGCGGAGAAAATGAGAAAGACTACATCAACCGCTTGAAAGCTTTTATAGAGAAACAGTGCTCGGAGATTCAG AACCTTCTTGCTCGGAACGCTGCTTTGGCAGAAGACGTAGC GAGCTCTGGCAGGAACGAGCAATCTCAAGGATCAGAGCAAAGAGCAAGTACAGTAATGGAGAAGGTTCATATAGATAGCATCAAGCGAGAACTCCAAGAAACATCTCAACGCTTAGAGACAATCAAATCAGAAAAAGCCAAGATGGAGTCTGAGGCATCAGAATACAAGAACGTTGCCGCGAAACTTGAATCAGACCTGAAGGGCCTGTCGGACGCATACAACAGTCTAGAACAAGCGAACTACCATCTCGAGAAAGAGGTGAGATCCTTGAAAGGAGGAGAAGGTCCTATGGAGTATCCTGATGTAGAAGCGATTAAGGAAGAAGTGAGAAAGGAAGCTCAGAAAGAGAGCGAAGACGAGTTGAACGACTTGTTAGTGTGTTTGGGACAAGAGGAGAGCAAAGTGGAGAAGCTAACGGCGAAGCTGGTAGAGTTAGGAGTTGATGTTGATAAGCTTTTGGAGGATATTGGGGACGAGTCGCAAGCTCAAGGGGAATGTGAAGATGATGACCAGTAA
- the LOC103854227 gene encoding golgin candidate 6 isoform X3, whose protein sequence is MDLASRYKGVVGLVFGDNASPNEDSYIQRLLDRISNGTLPDDRRSAIVELQSVVAESNAAQLAFGASGFPVVVGILKDQRDDVEMVRGALETLLGALTPIDHARAQKTEVHAALMNSDLLSREAENITLLLSLLEEEDFYVRYFTLQILTALLMNSQNRLQEAILTTPRGITRLMDMLMDREVIRNEALLLLTHLTREAEEIQKIVVFEGAFEKIFSIIKEEGGSDGDVVVQDCLELLKNLLRNSSSNQILLRETMGFEPIISVLKLRGITYKFTQQKTVNLLCALETINMLIMGGAVTDPGKESNKLANRTVFVQKKLLDHLLMLGVESQWSPVAVRCMTFKCIGDLVDGHPKNRDILASKVLGEDRQAEPALNSILRIILQTSSIQEFVAADYVFKTFCEKNREGQAMLASTLIPQPHPTTRDPLEDDVNMSFGSMLLRGIFSGETDGDLETCCRAASILSHVLKDNIQCKEKALKIVLESPVPSMGTSEPLFQRIVRYLAVASSMKSQDKSKSYIQQIILKLLVTWTVDCPAAVQCFLDSRHHLTYLLDLVSNPAATVCIRGLASILLGECVIYNKSSENGKDAFAVVDAVSQKMGLTSYFSKFEEMQSSLIFSSSSERPREDHEPLTRTATPSEAEIEDVDVAGAMDKGNEDHPMLISLFDPSFTGLVKSLEGSIREGIVDVYSRPKSEVAVVPADLEQRSGENEKDYINRLKAFIEKQCSEIQYFQITGELIQGAMQKGSDGALPSKSRVKQTSILIEKFALIVIVCVF, encoded by the exons ATGGATTTAGCATCCCGTTATAAG GGAGTTGTTGGTTTGGTTTTCGGAGACAATGCATCTCCTAATGAAGACAG TTACATTCAGCGCTTGCTGGATCGCATAAGTAATGGTACATTGCCTGACGATAGGAGAAGTGCTATAGTAGAACTTCAGTCTGTTGTTGCTGAAAGTAATGCTGCTCAACTTGCTTTCGGTGCATCCg GGTTTCCTGTGGTAGTGGGCATCCTGAAGGACCAACGGGATGATGTTGAAATG GTTCGAGGCGCCTTAGAAACTCTTCTTGGCGCTCTAACGCCAATCGATCATGCAAGGGCACAGAAGACTGAAGTCCATGCGGCTCTTATGAATTCCGATTTGCTCTCCCGTGAAGCTGAAAATATCACTCTTCTTTTAAGTTTGCTG GAGGAAGAAGATTTTTATGTTCGATATTTCACTCTCCAGATTTTGACAGCTCTTCTTATGAACTCTCAAAATAG ATTGCAGGAAGCTATTTTGACTACTCCTCGCGGCATAACTCGGCTCATGGATATGCTGATGGATAGGGAG GTAATCCGGAACGAGGCTTTGTTGCTTCTTACGCACTTGACGCGTGAAGCAGAG GAGATCCAAAAAATTGTTGTCTTTGAAGGTgcatttgaaaagatttttagCATCATCAAGGAGGAAGGAGGGTCAGATGGCGATGTGGTTGTGCAG GACTGTCTGGAGTTGTTGAAAAATCTTCTTCGCAACAGTTCATCAAACCAG ATACTACTAAGGGAGACCATGGGTTTTGAACCAATCATTTCAGTTCTAAAACTGCGAGGGATTACATATAAGTTCACCCAGCAGAAG ACTGTTAATCTGCTTTGTGCACTGGAGACAATCAATATGCTGATCATGGGAGGTGCAGTCACGGACCCTGGAAAAGAATCAAACAAACTGGCAAATAGAACGGTTTTTGTTCAG AAAAAACTACTAGACCACCTCCTTATGTTGGGTGTTGAAAGCCAATGGTCGCCTGTTGCTGTTCGGTGCATG ACATTTAAATGCATTGGAGATCTGGTTGATGGACATCCCAAGAACCGTGATATCCTTGCTAGCAAAGTTCTTGGTGAAGATCGGCAAGCAGAACCTGCACTCAATTCTATCCTCCGGATCATTTTACAGACATCTAGTATTCAAGAGTTTGTTGCTGCTGATTATGTCTTCAAGACCTTCTgtgag AAAAATCGGGAGGGTCAAGCAATGCTAGCTTCAACTTTAATACCCCAACCACATCCCACCACCCGAGATCCTCTAGAAGATGATGTTAACATGTCTTTTGGAAG TATGTTATTGCGAGGCATTTTCTCTGGTGAAACTGATGGGGATCTTGAG ACATGTTGCAGAGCTGCGAGCATTCTTTCTCATGTTTTGAAAGACAACATTCAGTGCAAGGAAAAG GCTTTGAAAATAGTACTTGAGTCACCTGTGCCGTCCATGGGAACTTCAGAGCCTCTCTTTCAAAGGATCGTCAGATACCTAGCAGTTGCCTCTTCCATGAAAAGCCAAGATAAATCAAAATCATATATTCAACAGATCATCTTAAAACTGCTTGTCACATGGACCGTTGATTGCCCAGCTGCAGTTCAGTGCTTTCTAGATTCACGCCACCACCTAACGTACCTGCTCGATCTGGTATCAAACCCAGCTGCAACAGTTTGCATAAGAGGCTTGGCGTCTATCCTACTGGGAGAATGCGTCATCTACAACAAATCAAGCGAGAATGGTAAAGATGCTTTTGCTGTAGTTGATGCTGTGAGCCAGAAGATGGGGCTCACATCATACTTCTCGAAGTTCGAAGAGATGCAGAGCAGCCtcatcttctcttcttcctccgaGAGACCTCGAGAGGATCATGAACCGTTGACGAGAACAGCCACGCCTAGTGAAGCCGAGATCGAGGATGTTGACGTGGCAGGTGCGATGGATAAGGGGAACGAGGATCACCCGATGCTCATATCGTTGTTTGATCCTAGCTTCACAGGCTTAGTGAAGAGCCTTGAAGGTAGCATTAGAGAGGGAATCGTGGACGTGTATAGTCGGCCAAAAAGTGAGGTGGCTGTAGTACCGGCGGATTTGGAGCAAAGAAGCGGAGAAAATGAGAAAGACTACATCAACCGCTTGAAAGCTTTTATAGAGAAACAGTGCTCGGAGATTCAG TATTTTCAGATAACGGGGGAATTGATTCAAGGTGCAATGCAGAAGGGTTCAGATGGAGCTTTACCCTCCAAATCTAGAGTAAAACAAACAAGCATTTTGATTGAAAAGTTTGCATTAATTGTTATTGTGTGTGTATTTTGA